TATCTAATTTTTAGACATTAAACGATAGGTGGTGGATTCGGTTTACCATTGTCACCATCCCAGTTTTCACGAGCTTTATCATCTAAATCTGCTGGCGTCTTAGGCTCCCATTTGCCATTTTCTTTCCACGTGGCATCACCCCAATCTGCATCCTCTTCCTTTCTATCCAATTCCTTATAGACTTTGGTCGGATCGATACCGCGGCGCTTCATATCTGCTACTTGCTCTTCTAACGTATGAAACTGACTTGCCTCATGCATGGTTTGCTCTAAGCTATCCAACTCACTTTTTAACGCGTCATTTTTAGCATTACTCATTATTTGTTCTCCTTAATTGCTCAGTATTATTATGTGTTCATCTTGATCATTATTACGAGTATCAAAGGGATTCACAACGAGTACCACGTATACTTTGTATTACAAAACGTAGCCATTAGCAAGAAACGTGTTAGTCAATCATGATTTGTATGAGGTTCTAAGATTGGTAGCAACGATTATGACTGATAATAGCGAAGGCGATAATTTAGCTAGTGGCGGTTGATATAGCAGGATTTTCTATCGATGGCTTTTTTGCATCAAGTAAACTTTTTGCATAAAAAGTCAGCTTCCAAAGCTCCTGTGTGACCCGTGTTCCATAGGTAGTTAGCTGTATCCAATTAGCCGCAACCAATTGCCGCTGTAGATGATTGAGATCATCTTGAGAGATTTGACAACGTGCTACAGCATGAACATTTGGCATCTCGCGCTTGATATCGATCTCAGCTCGCGCAGCGATTAAGCGGTTGATACCACTTTGTAGACCATAGCTTGAAAAAGTAGCTGGCATTTTTATCAGAGTGATTAATACGTCTTGCCATGCCAATACCATTGGTCTTGTCACATCGGTTAAATTACCACCCTCATAAGCTTGGGCTTTATAGTGAATCTCAAAGGTCTCTGTCAATACGATTGGCTTACTGACATTATCGTCCATACTCTGACTAGGGACGACAGTAGTCTCTTGCCCTGTCACTCTATTGTTTGTTAAAGTAGCCGCTAGAGTCTCAGATACTGAAGGTTTGTTAGTCTTCATCGCCTCTTCATCAACCCTGATCCATCCCGCAGCTATATTATGGCTAGCAACCATTTTGTAATAGGCTTGGATAAGCAATTGCTCGATGTCGTTTTCTGTCTCGTAATAATAAATCTTATCCGTTTTTGACGTTACTGCACTGGTAAATTCTTGCAACTGTCTACTGATATTGGCACCGTTATGGTGTTTCTTTATTAGTATCAGTAAAGGTTTGAGCTTCGCTTTAGCATTGAGATAGCTCAAATGCATTTGACTAACACCGTTATTTTGCGTCGTACCGTAGCTATCGCCAATGACCATCAAAGCATAATCACAAGCATCAATACACTGACGCCCATATAACGAAGCTTTGGGTAATCTACTGGAAGCATCATAGGTTAAAAAGGCACGGCCTTGAAAAAATATCGCAATACTATCCAATACCAATAACTGGTCGTTATCAGCGCATACAATATGAATATGGTAGCGACGGTTTGGCACGATCACCTCTAATCTCTATTAGCTGGTCGAAAAAGATACGTTCTCAGAGTTCTCAGAAAAATTATAATAACAAGCAATTAAAATATTCTGTTTGGTAAATACAAGCCTAGCATAATATTGCTAGAATACGTTTACTTTATTTCCAATTCCATTAATATACTACGGGATTATAACAGCTGTATCGAAATTAATCCTAGGAGCCCCTAAGGCTAATACTCAAAATGAGGATGGTATTGTAAATGCGTTTGCTCGCCAAGTAAGCGTGATAGCAGCAAATCCATATGCTTATCGTATTT
The window above is part of the Psychrobacter cryohalolentis K5 genome. Proteins encoded here:
- a CDS encoding DUF4062 domain-containing protein; this encodes MPNRRYHIHIVCADNDQLLVLDSIAIFFQGRAFLTYDASSRLPKASLYGRQCIDACDYALMVIGDSYGTTQNNGVSQMHLSYLNAKAKLKPLLILIKKHHNGANISRQLQEFTSAVTSKTDKIYYYETENDIEQLLIQAYYKMVASHNIAAGWIRVDEEAMKTNKPSVSETLAATLTNNRVTGQETTVVPSQSMDDNVSKPIVLTETFEIHYKAQAYEGGNLTDVTRPMVLAWQDVLITLIKMPATFSSYGLQSGINRLIAARAEIDIKREMPNVHAVARCQISQDDLNHLQRQLVAANWIQLTTYGTRVTQELWKLTFYAKSLLDAKKPSIENPAISTATS